A DNA window from Streptomyces roseifaciens contains the following coding sequences:
- a CDS encoding conjugal transfer protein, translating to MSTFKTVMRRILNLPEPRSDAAKVQAKSKGKGRKGEASLPGPPPADLAPAPPAGQPSPARQAPAGLQQWTDAAARLQGQTPSPQPVPAAAAGAGAGAVAGTGADAAKGRDLPWQLEDENSGTKFLVKAGRGALWAVVALAAITGIRSWFWAPEPPKAPVQVSSGPTYPVQEAQAVAARFARSYLSWDESDPKARAEALARDMAKGVDTAAGWNQKGHQEVLAAQPGAVTEEKDKRARVRVDVLVKGSGTDGSPKTDDKSKDKKDDPKKDDKAAKDDGKDKDPRAASGPRWVGLEIPVVHTSGRIVVTGHPGMVGVPTVGTSAPALNAKSTDLDFSEKTRGVVEEFFTKYATGEAESVAAPGASVAPLPPGVSLGGLRNWSVDEGSGTDRIGTATVTWLTGGAELEETYRVKLTRVASAKAERWQVSEIHGGMSS from the coding sequence TTGAGCACGTTCAAGACGGTCATGCGGCGGATTCTGAATCTGCCGGAGCCGCGGAGCGACGCGGCCAAGGTCCAGGCCAAGAGCAAGGGCAAGGGCAGGAAGGGCGAAGCCTCTCTGCCGGGCCCCCCGCCCGCCGACCTTGCCCCCGCTCCGCCGGCCGGGCAGCCTTCCCCCGCGCGCCAGGCCCCCGCCGGACTCCAGCAGTGGACCGACGCGGCGGCCCGGCTCCAGGGCCAGACCCCGTCCCCGCAGCCCGTCCCGGCTGCCGCAGCAGGTGCCGGGGCCGGTGCCGTTGCGGGCACGGGTGCCGACGCCGCCAAGGGCCGTGACCTGCCCTGGCAGCTCGAGGACGAGAACAGCGGCACCAAGTTCCTGGTCAAGGCCGGTCGCGGCGCGCTCTGGGCCGTCGTCGCCCTGGCCGCGATCACGGGCATCCGCTCGTGGTTCTGGGCGCCCGAGCCGCCCAAGGCACCCGTCCAGGTCAGCAGCGGTCCCACCTATCCGGTGCAGGAGGCCCAGGCCGTCGCCGCCCGTTTCGCGCGGTCGTACCTGAGCTGGGACGAGAGCGACCCCAAGGCGCGCGCCGAGGCCCTGGCCCGGGACATGGCCAAGGGCGTCGACACCGCCGCCGGCTGGAACCAGAAGGGCCACCAGGAAGTCCTCGCGGCCCAGCCGGGCGCCGTCACCGAGGAGAAGGACAAGAGGGCCCGCGTCCGCGTCGACGTGCTGGTCAAGGGCTCCGGGACGGACGGGTCGCCCAAGACGGACGACAAGTCCAAGGACAAGAAGGACGACCCCAAGAAGGACGACAAGGCCGCCAAGGACGACGGGAAGGACAAGGACCCCCGGGCCGCAAGCGGCCCCCGCTGGGTCGGCCTGGAGATCCCCGTCGTCCACACCTCCGGCCGCATCGTCGTGACGGGCCATCCCGGCATGGTCGGCGTGCCGACCGTCGGCACGTCCGCGCCCGCCCTGAACGCCAAGTCCACCGACCTGGACTTCAGCGAGAAGACGCGTGGTGTCGTCGAGGAGTTCTTCACCAAGTACGCGACCGGTGAGGCCGAATCCGTCGCGGCGCCCGGGGCCTCCGTCGCGCCCCTCCCGCCCGGCGTGAGCCTCGGTGGCCTCCGCAACTGGTCGGTCGACGAGGGCAGCGGTACCGACCGGATCGGCACCGCGACCGTCACCTGGCTGACCGGCGGCGCCGAACTCGAGGAGACCTACCGGGTCAAGCTGACCCGCGTGGCGTCGGCCAAGGCCGAGCGCTGGCAGGTCTCCGAGATCCACGGCGGCATGTCCTCGTAG
- a CDS encoding type IV secretion system protein, giving the protein MRLPRFRNVVIPLLGALTTLMVTAGAAAAEDKHKKYNPAGIGDLLKTPRVGEGKGSTLYEQYGSVLYYRLDNELGWKDIGWSMLNGISDLFMGLTVFITQTAVVAVQWTLGFTDVKEIHDAITTAISKAGGTVSSTLLPSALAVGALVAWANHRKAAGSSLGQLGWVAASGILAVSLISTPGVWVDSLESVRKVGSTIAMEATSAGMTGKSQEPIAIGENPDLSQNDKDSEQTKKDKLVRKSTDAIWRSYVVTPWCIAEFGNLNTCKEFGERVLQKTDQPTDDDDFDDAREQFLSETLSDEALGKPAMKWRQGKNAGRVTVALAAFVCATLFAILAIILAFASLASLIGALMLLLAGVVFACLWVIPGRPRQWGLRWFDALLGFALQSFVSTMVLGVVLVLNTVSITFLGGSGGYFAASAVSITSAIVAFKFRAVMDSIVGVTGALTPGGSAMGMAMGRGASRLAGRMVGKPAGWAGRQAARPAKWAAGKAKDAAVGGIKMGAGAAARGGFRAASAGVEQLGKAKERGLQAMASWASDAAAGGGASRSGGGAASRPGASANSQNERRRAGGLDTPGGKTIATLPERRTTAVGNIRARATARSGEANTGRPNSARPNGARPQQGAAQGGSKGPLTQNGARLNSAKQDGKGGQANHRFRPTRPHTPPPRQQRISEARRTASTAAASGGAASRRSAPAQAKRSAAPAPTTNRRRRRGNS; this is encoded by the coding sequence ATGAGGCTTCCCCGGTTCAGGAACGTCGTCATACCCCTCCTCGGCGCGCTCACCACGCTCATGGTCACCGCGGGGGCCGCGGCGGCCGAAGACAAGCACAAGAAGTACAACCCCGCGGGCATTGGCGACCTGCTGAAGACTCCTCGCGTCGGGGAGGGTAAGGGCTCCACCCTCTACGAGCAGTACGGGTCCGTCCTCTACTACCGGCTCGACAACGAGCTGGGGTGGAAGGACATCGGCTGGAGCATGCTCAACGGCATCTCCGATCTCTTCATGGGCCTGACGGTCTTCATCACCCAGACGGCCGTGGTCGCCGTACAGTGGACGCTGGGCTTCACCGACGTCAAAGAGATCCACGACGCGATCACCACGGCCATTTCCAAGGCGGGCGGAACGGTCTCCTCGACCTTGCTGCCCTCGGCCCTCGCCGTGGGCGCGCTGGTCGCTTGGGCCAATCACCGCAAGGCGGCCGGCAGCAGTCTCGGCCAGCTCGGCTGGGTGGCGGCCTCGGGCATTCTGGCCGTGTCCCTCATCAGTACCCCCGGCGTGTGGGTCGACAGCCTCGAGAGCGTGCGCAAGGTCGGTTCCACCATCGCGATGGAGGCCACCAGCGCCGGCATGACCGGCAAATCGCAGGAGCCCATCGCGATCGGGGAGAACCCGGACCTCAGCCAGAACGACAAGGACAGCGAGCAGACCAAGAAGGACAAACTGGTCCGCAAGTCCACCGATGCGATCTGGCGGTCCTACGTCGTCACGCCGTGGTGCATCGCCGAGTTCGGCAACCTCAACACCTGCAAGGAATTCGGCGAACGGGTCCTTCAGAAGACGGACCAGCCGACGGACGACGACGACTTCGACGACGCGCGGGAGCAGTTCCTGAGCGAAACGCTCAGCGACGAGGCGCTCGGCAAACCGGCCATGAAGTGGCGGCAGGGCAAGAACGCCGGCCGTGTCACGGTCGCGCTGGCCGCCTTCGTCTGTGCGACGTTGTTCGCCATCCTCGCCATCATCCTGGCCTTCGCTTCGCTCGCTTCGCTGATCGGTGCCTTGATGCTGCTGCTCGCCGGTGTGGTCTTCGCCTGCCTGTGGGTGATCCCCGGAAGGCCGCGGCAGTGGGGCCTGCGCTGGTTCGACGCCCTGCTGGGCTTCGCCCTGCAGTCGTTCGTGAGCACGATGGTGCTCGGCGTCGTCCTGGTGCTGAACACGGTCAGCATCACATTCCTGGGCGGCTCCGGCGGTTACTTCGCCGCCAGCGCCGTCAGCATCACCAGTGCGATCGTGGCGTTCAAGTTCCGCGCCGTGATGGACAGCATCGTCGGTGTCACCGGCGCGCTGACTCCGGGAGGTTCGGCGATGGGCATGGCCATGGGACGCGGGGCCAGCAGGCTCGCCGGCCGGATGGTCGGCAAGCCCGCCGGCTGGGCGGGCCGCCAGGCGGCACGTCCCGCCAAGTGGGCCGCCGGGAAGGCCAAGGACGCCGCGGTGGGCGGCATCAAGATGGGTGCCGGCGCCGCTGCGCGGGGCGGCTTCAGGGCTGCTTCCGCAGGGGTCGAGCAGCTGGGCAAGGCCAAGGAGCGCGGTCTCCAGGCCATGGCCTCCTGGGCCTCCGATGCCGCGGCCGGTGGCGGAGCGAGTCGCTCCGGCGGTGGCGCGGCGAGTCGCCCGGGCGCTTCCGCCAACTCCCAGAACGAGCGTCGCCGTGCGGGCGGCCTCGATACGCCCGGCGGCAAGACCATCGCGACCCTGCCGGAGCGGCGTACCACCGCCGTGGGCAACATCCGGGCGCGGGCCACGGCCCGCTCCGGGGAGGCGAACACCGGACGTCCGAACTCCGCACGTCCGAACGGCGCCCGTCCCCAGCAGGGTGCAGCGCAGGGAGGGAGCAAGGGGCCGCTGACGCAGAACGGTGCGCGGCTCAATTCTGCGAAGCAGGACGGTAAGGGCGGCCAGGCCAACCACCGGTTCCGTCCCACGCGTCCGCACACCCCGCCGCCGCGCCAGCAGCGCATCTCCGAGGCCCGCCGGACGGCGAGCACGGCCGCGGCCTCGGGCGGCGCCGCGAGCCGCCGGAGTGCTCCGGCCCAGGCGAAACGTTCCGCCGCTCCGGCACCCACAACCAACCGGCGTCGCCGCAGGGGGAACTCGTGA
- a CDS encoding SseB family protein, translated as MEGRRAQGAVRRTPAQSPLPWRRCSSPPPARAPTPQCEPPCGRTWSSRPGRRAGNRVVRRRPGTFVPVFTSAEQAPASAPTLQRRPCRTLLEHLPPEVLVALNPGGTVSVRLPVADLLTGDGD; from the coding sequence GTGGAAGGTCGACGAGCGCAGGGAGCTGTCCGGCGCACTCCAGCACAATCCCCGCTACCGTGGCGGCGATGCAGCTCGCCGCCACCGGCTAGAGCTCCGACGCCGCAGTGCGAGCCGCCCTGCGGCAGGACATGGTCTTCCCGTCCCGGGCGAAGGGCCGGGAATCGCGTCGTACGCCGACGACCGGGCACTTTCGTCCCCGTCTTCACTAGCGCCGAGCAGGCCCCAGCCTCCGCGCCGACGTTGCAGCGCCGCCCGTGCCGGACGTTGCTCGAACACCTTCCGCCGGAGGTGTTGGTGGCTCTCAATCCGGGAGGCACAGTCTCCGTGCGGCTGCCCGTCGCCGATCTGCTGACCGGCGACGGCGACTGA
- a CDS encoding MDR family MFS transporter, with the protein MTDTAAAPGSPGAPVIDRRRMRLVMAGLMLGLFMSALDQTIISAALRTIADDLNGLSQQAWANTSYMITSVITTALYGKLSDIYGRRPLYVIAVTVFVVGSVLCGLAQSMVMLSVFRGIQGLGAGGLMSLAFAILADLLPPAERSRYQAWFGAVFGVSAVVGPVVGGFFAGLDSFAGAAGWRWAFFINVPIGIATVLIVLSQVRVQNDRSKDKPDIAGVITLVLFLVPVLFAVEEGPKWGWGSAGTLGLFAVGAVGLVLFVMAQRRAGGAALLPTPMFRSPVFTLYNAVNTIVGAAVFGSLAVLPLYLQIVKGLSPTQAGLMMLPQTFGIIVAGRLCSAYVTRTGRFKGAMLTGIVLIMAGTFWFATFGADTALWQPAAAAAVMGIGIGVCWQVMLVAIQRGLEPQYMGAGIGSFAFFRSIGGTVGISVFFSLFFGSVGGRISDAYAGAASDPGFKEALADPSVTSQPANQTLLAGRNGAVSLDDSSFLAHADARLAHPFLEGMAQAMQTVYLVSGFLLALGLVMALIPRDRRPEADAATAPSAPSPKKVAAHQ; encoded by the coding sequence ATGACGGACACAGCTGCTGCTCCGGGTTCCCCGGGCGCCCCGGTGATCGACCGGCGCCGTATGAGACTGGTCATGGCCGGCCTGATGCTCGGCCTGTTCATGTCGGCGCTCGACCAGACCATCATCTCCGCGGCGCTCCGCACCATCGCCGACGACCTCAACGGCCTCTCGCAGCAGGCCTGGGCCAACACCTCGTACATGATCACCTCGGTGATCACCACGGCCCTCTACGGCAAGCTCTCCGACATCTACGGGCGCCGGCCGCTCTACGTCATCGCCGTGACGGTCTTCGTCGTCGGCTCGGTGCTGTGCGGGCTCGCCCAGTCCATGGTGATGCTGTCGGTCTTCCGGGGCATCCAGGGACTCGGTGCGGGCGGTCTGATGAGCCTCGCGTTCGCCATCCTGGCCGACCTGCTGCCGCCCGCCGAACGCAGCCGCTACCAGGCCTGGTTCGGTGCCGTCTTCGGCGTCTCGGCCGTGGTCGGACCGGTCGTCGGCGGGTTCTTCGCCGGGCTGGACAGCTTCGCCGGTGCCGCCGGCTGGCGCTGGGCCTTCTTCATCAACGTGCCGATCGGCATCGCCACCGTCCTGATCGTCCTCAGCCAGGTGCGCGTCCAGAACGACCGCTCCAAGGACAAGCCGGACATCGCCGGGGTCATCACGCTCGTCCTCTTCCTGGTGCCCGTGCTCTTCGCCGTCGAAGAAGGGCCGAAGTGGGGCTGGGGCTCGGCCGGCACGCTGGGGCTGTTCGCCGTGGGGGCCGTGGGGCTCGTGCTGTTCGTGATGGCACAGCGGCGGGCCGGTGGTGCCGCCCTGCTCCCCACCCCCATGTTCCGCAGCCCCGTCTTCACCCTCTACAACGCCGTCAACACGATCGTCGGCGCCGCCGTCTTCGGCTCGCTCGCCGTCCTCCCGCTCTACCTCCAGATCGTCAAGGGCCTCTCGCCGACCCAGGCCGGCCTGATGATGCTCCCGCAGACCTTCGGCATCATCGTCGCCGGGCGGCTGTGCAGCGCCTACGTCACGCGTACGGGCCGCTTCAAGGGCGCCATGCTCACCGGCATCGTGCTCATCATGGCCGGCACGTTCTGGTTCGCGACGTTCGGCGCCGACACGGCCCTGTGGCAGCCCGCGGCCGCCGCCGCCGTCATGGGCATCGGCATCGGCGTGTGCTGGCAGGTCATGCTGGTCGCCATCCAGCGGGGCCTGGAACCGCAGTACATGGGCGCCGGCATCGGGTCCTTCGCCTTCTTCCGCTCCATCGGCGGCACCGTCGGCATCAGCGTCTTCTTCTCGCTCTTCTTCGGCTCGGTGGGCGGCCGGATCTCCGACGCCTACGCCGGCGCCGCCTCCGACCCGGGCTTCAAGGAGGCCCTCGCCGACCCGTCCGTGACGTCCCAGCCCGCCAACCAGACCCTGCTCGCCGGCCGCAACGGCGCCGTCTCCCTGGACGACAGCTCCTTCCTGGCCCACGCCGACGCCCGCCTGGCCCACCCCTTCCTCGAGGGCATGGCCCAGGCCATGCAGACGGTCTACCTGGTGAGCGGCTTCCTGCTGGCCCTGGGCCTGGTCATGGCCCTCATCCCCAGGGACCGCCGCCCGGAGGCCGATGCCGCAACGGCTCCCTCGGCTCCGTCACCGAAGAAGGTCGCGGCACATCAGTGA
- a CDS encoding DUF6086 family protein — MGDEDIWNPSNSVARVFLGQAEILSHLTGEETGLGPVIEDECEISIREFSKFIDSLLATYQNSNNKAFRSLLSGFISVALVLVERGGGTLESITPEYSEMWESLREANAKGMPTG, encoded by the coding sequence ATGGGCGACGAAGACATCTGGAACCCCTCGAACTCTGTCGCCAGAGTGTTCCTAGGACAGGCCGAGATCCTGTCTCACCTGACCGGCGAAGAGACGGGACTCGGACCTGTCATCGAAGATGAATGCGAGATCTCCATACGCGAATTCTCAAAATTCATCGACAGCCTATTGGCGACCTATCAGAACTCGAACAACAAGGCTTTCAGATCTTTGCTTAGCGGCTTCATCTCGGTAGCTCTTGTCTTGGTCGAGCGTGGCGGCGGCACCCTCGAATCCATCACACCCGAGTATTCCGAAATGTGGGAGAGCCTACGGGAAGCCAATGCAAAGGGAATGCCCACAGGGTGA
- a CDS encoding ATP-binding protein, with amino-acid sequence MKFTKGIARFFGVDGDRSAPPPRYVGLADGLVITETHAEAWFVLGSSNTDLMSESARDGEHDQASSALARTLSGYDCHLKVLWAPLNAEEYRNEAESLFTAGNFADWADMRVERLNQLELPTRMLMLGVRIAERSNQAKARGSRGAQNALGIGSTSVSPKEIARLDALTRRLGRQLETTPWKAQPAAVEMLAWMIAREQRRDTVLPNPDADGMITGAKLAQLTRGRVLPYPDHLRIVDQRGETSTWVSVLTMDGFPEEMESPGAGEWLRAVAEITYVPEYADDDDYGTDIQVKPVNPEPSVRFKVMHKRDALKQIDEVRRLAKEQRQSAAKHSAGETAQEIEETEETMTSLSRDMKREDVTLLEDHPRLVVTSDISLEDLRARCDAVIGFYGGLGIEVSIGAEEQRELWLETQAGDILRVPDLVHTRTVGAFAGSWFWGGAAVGDDTGPIIGYLTGSTPGVVRNDLTGGSERGDATTSAFIGRSGRGKTTAMMLSLLDSGFRGSFVLALDFKGDMGGLVSAGQRYGLNAHVIETGAQYAGVADLFTLLSGESAERAQTEVPAQLGIALPQHLRMRGAETPIQSAVNEIIAAGDPATWKVIEYLRRSEDELAREAGDALYELSLTGLGAPFMGKPSGTTLITPSPGIWVVQVPGITLPSPDDARDDWSVHQRLSVALVHSLLAYGISMAGRKDLRGLRKVVAVPEVHVLTATREGSSFLQYIARVGRALHTALVVDTQDPESLASLTGLVEQMTTVFGFQLTTPEQQDAMADLLDLPKGDHTRQLIQAIGVDVTQEIRHGHCIMRDRRFSSATVQFDVPSMEMLELLNTTPKTTGVVAEQPAVSMSKTEPEEAMA; translated from the coding sequence ATGAAGTTCACCAAGGGCATCGCCCGCTTTTTCGGGGTCGACGGCGACCGCTCCGCCCCGCCCCCGCGCTACGTCGGACTGGCGGACGGCCTGGTCATCACCGAGACGCACGCCGAGGCGTGGTTCGTGCTGGGCAGTTCCAACACCGACCTGATGTCGGAATCGGCGCGCGACGGCGAGCACGACCAGGCCAGCAGCGCCCTGGCCCGTACGCTCTCGGGCTACGACTGCCACCTCAAGGTCCTGTGGGCGCCGCTGAACGCGGAGGAGTACCGGAACGAGGCGGAGAGCCTGTTCACGGCGGGCAACTTCGCCGACTGGGCCGACATGCGGGTCGAGCGGCTGAACCAGCTCGAGCTCCCCACACGCATGCTGATGCTCGGCGTGCGCATCGCCGAACGCTCCAACCAGGCCAAGGCCCGCGGCAGCAGAGGGGCGCAGAACGCGCTGGGCATCGGCTCGACGTCGGTCTCGCCGAAGGAGATCGCCCGGCTGGACGCCCTCACCCGGCGCCTCGGCCGCCAGCTGGAGACGACGCCGTGGAAGGCACAGCCGGCTGCCGTCGAGATGCTGGCCTGGATGATCGCGCGTGAGCAGCGCCGCGACACGGTCCTGCCGAACCCGGACGCCGACGGGATGATCACCGGCGCCAAGCTTGCCCAGCTCACCCGCGGCCGCGTGCTGCCCTACCCCGACCACCTGCGCATCGTCGACCAGCGCGGCGAGACCAGCACCTGGGTCTCGGTGCTCACCATGGACGGCTTCCCCGAGGAGATGGAATCGCCCGGGGCGGGCGAGTGGCTGCGGGCGGTCGCCGAGATCACGTACGTGCCCGAATACGCGGACGACGACGATTACGGGACGGACATCCAGGTCAAGCCGGTCAACCCCGAGCCGTCCGTCCGCTTCAAGGTGATGCACAAGCGGGACGCCCTGAAGCAGATCGACGAGGTCCGCCGGCTCGCCAAGGAGCAGCGGCAGAGCGCCGCCAAGCACTCCGCGGGCGAGACCGCGCAGGAGATCGAGGAGACCGAGGAGACGATGACGTCCCTCTCGCGCGACATGAAGCGCGAGGACGTCACGCTGCTGGAGGACCATCCGCGGCTGGTCGTCACCAGCGACATCTCCCTGGAGGACCTGCGGGCCCGCTGCGACGCCGTCATCGGCTTCTACGGCGGCCTCGGCATCGAGGTCAGCATCGGCGCCGAGGAACAGCGCGAGCTGTGGCTGGAGACCCAGGCGGGCGACATACTGCGCGTGCCCGACCTGGTGCACACCCGCACGGTAGGCGCGTTCGCCGGCTCCTGGTTCTGGGGCGGCGCGGCGGTCGGCGACGACACCGGCCCGATCATCGGCTACCTGACCGGTTCGACGCCCGGCGTCGTCCGCAACGACCTGACCGGCGGATCCGAGCGCGGTGACGCCACGACCTCGGCCTTCATCGGCCGCAGCGGCCGCGGCAAGACGACCGCGATGATGCTGTCCCTGCTGGACTCCGGCTTCCGCGGCTCGTTCGTGCTCGCGCTGGACTTCAAGGGCGACATGGGCGGCCTGGTCTCGGCCGGCCAGCGGTACGGGCTCAACGCCCACGTCATCGAGACCGGCGCCCAGTACGCCGGTGTGGCCGACCTGTTCACCCTGCTGTCCGGTGAGAGCGCCGAGCGCGCGCAGACCGAGGTCCCGGCGCAGCTGGGCATCGCCCTGCCGCAGCACCTGCGCATGCGCGGTGCGGAGACCCCCATCCAGAGCGCGGTCAACGAGATCATCGCCGCAGGCGACCCGGCGACGTGGAAGGTCATCGAGTACCTGCGCCGCTCCGAGGACGAACTGGCCCGTGAGGCCGGCGACGCCCTCTACGAACTGTCGCTCACCGGCCTTGGCGCGCCCTTCATGGGCAAGCCCTCCGGCACCACGCTGATCACCCCGTCGCCCGGCATCTGGGTCGTCCAGGTCCCCGGCATCACCCTGCCGTCGCCCGACGACGCCCGCGACGACTGGTCCGTCCACCAGCGGCTCTCGGTGGCACTGGTCCACTCCCTGCTCGCCTACGGCATCAGCATGGCCGGCCGGAAGGACCTGCGCGGCCTGCGCAAGGTCGTCGCGGTGCCCGAGGTCCACGTCCTCACGGCCACGCGCGAGGGCAGCTCGTTCCTCCAGTACATCGCCCGAGTCGGCCGAGCGCTGCACACCGCGCTCGTCGTCGACACCCAGGACCCGGAGTCGCTGGCGAGCCTCACGGGCCTCGTCGAGCAGATGACGACGGTCTTCGGCTTCCAGCTGACGACGCCCGAGCAGCAGGACGCGATGGCGGACCTGCTGGACCTGCCGAAGGGCGACCACACGAGGCAGCTCATCCAGGCCATCGGCGTGGACGTGACCCAGGAGATCCGCCACGGCCACTGCATCATGCGCGACCGCCGCTTCAGCAGCGCGACCGTGCAGTTCGACGTGCCGTCGATGGAGATGCTGGAGCTGCTGAACACGACGCCGAAGACGACCGGCGTCGTCGCGGAACAGCCTGCGGTGTCCATGAGCAAGACCGAACCCGAGGAGGCAATGGCGTGA